CAGATCATGTTAGCGATTACCTATTCGCCCCAACAGAAACCGCTGTAAAAAACTTACATAATGAAGGAATACGGAACGGTGTTTATCTGACTGGAGACGTTATGCTTGATGCTCTTTTATATAACGCCAAGATTGCTGAAAGATGCTCAGAAATCTTGGATAAGTTAGGATTAAAACCAAAAGAATTTTGTTTAGCAACTGTTCACAGAGCTGAAAATACGGATAACCTTGAGAGGTTAAAGAACATAATTGATGCCTTTGTGGAATGTGAAGAGCCAATAGTTTTTCCGGTTCATCTGAGAACTGAAAAGTTCTTGAGAGCTTATGGACTTTATGAGTCACTCAAAAAAGCTGAAAATGTAATTTTGATTAAACCCGTTGGTTATTTAGATATGCTAATGTTAGAAAAGAACGCAAAAAAGATACTGACTGATAGTGGTGGTGTGCAGAAAGAAGCGTATTTTTTAAAGGTACCTTGCATAACTTTGAGAGAAAGAACTGAGTGGGTAGAGACGGTTGAAGATGGTTGGAACGTGCTTGTTGGGGCAGATAAAGAGAAAATACTTAGAGCTGTTAGAGAATTTGAACCATCGGGAGAAACTTACACCTACAAGTTTGGCGATGGGAGAGCTTCGGAAAAAATTGCGGAGGTGATAAAGAACGTTGATAGATAAAAAGAGAGTTCTTATAATAGCCCCCCACTACAATTCTTTTATAAAAGATTTTACAGAAGCAATGGCTAAGGAAGTTGGAAGAATTTATGTTTTAGTCCGTCACAACTATCTCTCTGAACTAGCTCATTACTTGCCATTTTCATACTTCAGAAATGTTGAGAAATATTCAAAAAGAAATTTGGTTGATTTAAAAAACAAGCCCGACAACGTAGACGTTCACGTCCTATCTACGCTTTATTTTATTCCAGATGGGAGAAATTGGGGTTTGGGTGACAAACTTTTCGAGAAGTTTAGGGATCATATCAAAAAAGAGAAAATTGAGTTTGATTTGATTCACGCTCATTTTACTTGGCCGAGTGGATATGTTGGAGTTAAGCTTGCTAAAGAATTCAGTGTTCCAGCTGTAATTACAATTCACGAGAACAGAGACTGGTTTTTGAGAGAATATAACTCAAAAAATGATAGAATTTATTGGACTTGGAAAAACGCTGATGCTATTATAAGAGTCAATCAAATTGATGTTCCAATTCTTAGCGAGTTTAACCAAAAGGTTTATTCAATACCTAATGGTTTCAATCCCAATAAGTTTCCAGTTATGAATAAAAATAAAGCCAGAGGAGTCCTTGATTTACCTGAAGATAAAAAAATAATTTTTAGTCTAGGAAACTTGATTGAAAGAAAAGGTTTCCAATATTTAATAAGTGCAATGAAAGAAGTAGTGAAGGTTAGAAACGATGTTTTAAGCTTCATCGGTGGCAGCGGCCCATTAAAAGGAGAACTTGAAAAGCAAATAAAAGATCGGGGGCTCCAAGAGCACGTTAAACTTCTCGGCTTCGTTTCTGATGAAGAGCTTGGCTATTGGATGAATGCTGCTGATTTGTTTGTTTTGCCGAGTTTGAGTGAGGGGAATCCTACGGTTATGTTTGAAGCTTTGGGTGTTGGTTTGCCTTTTGTTGGGACTAGGGTTGGTGGTGTGCCAGAGATAATAATTTCTGAAGACTATGGGTTACTTTGTGAGCCAGCAAATCCAAAAGAGTTGGCAGAAAAAATTTTAATTGCTCTGGAAAAGGAATGGGATAGAGAAAAGATAAGAAAGTATGCTGAGCAGTTCACATGGGAGAATATTGCGAAAAAGACGTTGGAGGTTTACAGAGGTGTGCTGAAATGAAGGGCTCAGATAACATAGCTGTAAAAAATAAAATTGGTATATTTTTCTTGCTATCTGCTATAATTTTCAGAATATTAACACTTCCAACATCTCCGGGAAATTTCTATGGACCAGCGCACTACTATAACCTATATCTTCCAGACTTTGGTCTTAATAGTGATATTGCTATCTTACCACATGCTTCAAAAACAGTTTTATCGATGTATCTCTTGAATAAAGTGACACTTGAGGTTTTAGGAGATATTCTCTTGCTCCATCAAGCAATATACGTTATGCAACCGCTACTTGTTTTTTGTTCGTATTACTTGTTTTTTACTTTTATTGGAGTTCGTGATTACAAAATATTCCTATCAGGGTTTCTTTCAATGATTTTAGGTTGGCCAGGGATCGTGTTAATCCTTGGTATGGTTGTTCTATATTCGTTTTTTAAAGTTGGGAGAGAATTTTTTGTGTTAGCTTTGATTTCTTTTTCAACTCTCACTTTATATTGGCATTCTGGTCACATGTTATTTTTTGTAATATTGCTGTCTATTTCTGGCTTTATTTTAGTTATCAAAATCATATTTAAAAATCAAGCCGGTAAAGTCAATCAATATATCCCAACTAGGATTGTTTTGGTGACATTACTCTCGACTTTTGTATGGGTATGGGGTAGAAAATTGTATGGATCTCAAAACTTGCTCTCCTCCTTTAGAGAGTATTTTTATCTTAAAAGATTGTTAGAAGGTTTGTTTTCGAAAGGCGCCTTTGTACCTCCGGAGTATCTTTATTATGACCCTCTATATGCGAGATTCAATCCGATTTTTGATGCTCTTAGATATGTTTTATATCTTGCAACCTTTATTATAACTTTATCAACTTCATTTAAAGCTCTTAAACTAAACAAGAGAGAAGAAATACTTGGTTTGCCGTTAATTGTTGGTTCAGGTGCTTTTATGTTTCTGTACTATCTCTCAACATATACTATCGGACCTGCGCCCATATTAGTATTTTTAATTCCTTACTCTTTAAACATTTTGACAAAACAAATGGTCAATAGAAAGAGCTTCGCATTAATTATGATTTTCTTTGTGGTTTTGTTGACAATAACAGGAATTTATGGCCAGTATAAAGGTATACGATCTTCCCCTGAATTTAATCAAGATTTCATAACTTTCTCCCCACCAATCCAATGGTTAACAGAACATAAAGCCGAAATAACCATAATCTCCGATGCAAACACGTTGGGATATATGACCATTTGGTATGGTAAAAATAGTCTCTATCACAAGTCTGAACTCCATTTTGTGTCTATAGGAAATTATTATTACCAAAAACTATATACAGGAAACTATGAGAGGAGAGGAGACATAATTTTTGTTTATAATTACGAATTATATAGAAAAAACTTAATGTTTGAATCTCTTCAAGCATGGAACAAATATAAGCCATTGGAACCATTGGTAGTTTTGAAAAATAGATTAAATGTAGTTTACTCTTCACAAAAAATTTGGATTACTACTTAGCAAAAATAAAGAGGAGGGATGAGAGAATGAAAATCCTTACCGTAGCACCAAATATATCAAGGCCGTATTTGGGCCCGGCGGCAGTAGTCCATAACACACTTAAGGGGTTCATAAAGATAAATAAAGAGTTGGAAAGAGAAGATATTGAAATCACCTTCCTTTCTATCAATGACAAAATCAAAAGCAAAAAATTAACGGACAACATAAACATCATCGGAACAAAAAGATTTCCACCTGTAACATTTACAGGAGAGATTCAGGCCTTATTTGCATCAAGAAAACTTGAAAAGCCAGACCTCGTGCACTCGCATGACTTGTATGAGATATTTCCATGGATTTTGAAAAAGATTCCTACTATTTTTACTCTTCACGGTATAGTTTGGAAAGAAAAAATGTTTAAAAAGAGTTTATATGCAAAGATTTGGTATTATCTTTATGAAAAAAGGCTAAGAGCGTACCATAAAAAGTTTACAAAATTCGTAGCAATATCTCCTTATGTTTTGGAAGAGCTAAAGACGAAAGGCCTTAACACGTCAAAAGCGGTAGTTATTGAAAATCCTGTTTCAGAGGAGTTTTTTAAAGTTGAAAAGAGAGAAGAACCGGTGATTTTGTATCCTGCTACTTTAATACCGCTTAAGAATCAGTTAGGTTTTCTTAAAGCAATATCTATACTTGAAAAAGAGTTAAAAGATTACAGAATAATTTTTGCTGGCGGTCCAAAAGACAAAAATTATGAGATAAAATTGCGAAGTCTTGCAAAGGAAACTAATCTTAACGTTGAATTTGCTGGTAAAGTACCTTATGAAAAAATGTTAGAACTTTATTCTAGAGCCTCAATTGTTGCTTTAACTTCATTTGAAGAAACCTTTGGAATGGTAATTGCAGAAGCTATGGCTACTGGAACTCCAGTAATTGCTTCAAAAATTGCAGCGATCCCATATTTGGTTGAAGATGGTGAAACTGGATTCTTAGTTGATCCAAATAATCCCAAAGATATAGCTGAAAAGCTTGTAACGCTACTTTCAGATAAACATTTAAGATCGAAGATGGGAAGAGAAGGTAAAAAGGTAGCTGAAGAAAGATGGAAAGATGAAATAATAGCGAGAAAACTCCTAAACCTATACCTCACC
The Methanomassiliicoccales archaeon genome window above contains:
- the wecB gene encoding UDP-N-acetylglucosamine 2-epimerase (non-hydrolyzing); this translates as GALAAAKLKIKVAHVEAGLRSFDKSMPEEINRILTDHVSDYLFAPTETAVKNLHNEGIRNGVYLTGDVMLDALLYNAKIAERCSEILDKLGLKPKEFCLATVHRAENTDNLERLKNIIDAFVECEEPIVFPVHLRTEKFLRAYGLYESLKKAENVILIKPVGYLDMLMLEKNAKKILTDSGGVQKEAYFLKVPCITLRERTEWVETVEDGWNVLVGADKEKILRAVREFEPSGETYTYKFGDGRASEKIAEVIKNVDR
- a CDS encoding glycosyltransferase, with product MAKEVGRIYVLVRHNYLSELAHYLPFSYFRNVEKYSKRNLVDLKNKPDNVDVHVLSTLYFIPDGRNWGLGDKLFEKFRDHIKKEKIEFDLIHAHFTWPSGYVGVKLAKEFSVPAVITIHENRDWFLREYNSKNDRIYWTWKNADAIIRVNQIDVPILSEFNQKVYSIPNGFNPNKFPVMNKNKARGVLDLPEDKKIIFSLGNLIERKGFQYLISAMKEVVKVRNDVLSFIGGSGPLKGELEKQIKDRGLQEHVKLLGFVSDEELGYWMNAADLFVLPSLSEGNPTVMFEALGVGLPFVGTRVGGVPEIIISEDYGLLCEPANPKELAEKILIALEKEWDREKIRKYAEQFTWENIAKKTLEVYRGVLK
- a CDS encoding glycosyltransferase family 4 protein yields the protein MKILTVAPNISRPYLGPAAVVHNTLKGFIKINKELEREDIEITFLSINDKIKSKKLTDNINIIGTKRFPPVTFTGEIQALFASRKLEKPDLVHSHDLYEIFPWILKKIPTIFTLHGIVWKEKMFKKSLYAKIWYYLYEKRLRAYHKKFTKFVAISPYVLEELKTKGLNTSKAVVIENPVSEEFFKVEKREEPVILYPATLIPLKNQLGFLKAISILEKELKDYRIIFAGGPKDKNYEIKLRSLAKETNLNVEFAGKVPYEKMLELYSRASIVALTSFEETFGMVIAEAMATGTPVIASKIAAIPYLVEDGETGFLVDPNNPKDIAEKLVTLLSDKHLRSKMGREGKKVAEERWKDEIIARKLLNLYLTSANP